In Xanthomonas sacchari, a genomic segment contains:
- a CDS encoding amidohydrolase — MTQVAQDLRISLVQGDTRWHDPAGNRAHYAELLAPLAGVTDLVVLPETFTSGFSNDALAQAEDMDGPTVAWIREQAARLGAAVTGSVQLRVPGADGEAKVFNRLLWATPDGALQHYDKRHLFRYGNEHLRYAAGRARLCVEWKGWRINPQVCYDLRFPVFCRNRYDVERPGQLDFDLQLFVANWPSARAYAWRTLLRARAIENLCFVAAVNRVGVDGNDLHYAGDSAVIDFLGQPQLEIREREQVATTTISAAALAAHRARFPAMLDADAFSLDD; from the coding sequence ATGACACAGGTGGCACAGGATCTGAGGATCTCGCTGGTCCAGGGCGACACGCGCTGGCACGACCCGGCCGGCAACCGCGCGCATTATGCCGAGCTGCTGGCACCGCTGGCCGGTGTCACCGACCTGGTGGTCCTGCCGGAGACCTTCACCAGCGGTTTCTCCAACGATGCGCTGGCGCAGGCCGAGGACATGGACGGGCCGACCGTGGCGTGGATCCGCGAGCAGGCGGCGCGGCTGGGTGCGGCGGTGACCGGCAGTGTGCAGTTGCGGGTGCCCGGCGCCGATGGCGAGGCCAAGGTGTTCAACCGCCTGCTGTGGGCCACGCCGGACGGCGCATTGCAGCATTACGACAAGCGCCATCTGTTCCGCTACGGCAACGAGCACCTGCGCTACGCCGCCGGGCGTGCGCGCCTGTGCGTGGAGTGGAAGGGCTGGCGGATCAATCCGCAGGTCTGCTACGACCTGCGCTTTCCGGTGTTCTGCCGCAACCGCTACGACGTCGAACGCCCCGGCCAACTGGATTTCGACCTGCAACTGTTCGTGGCCAACTGGCCGTCGGCGCGCGCCTACGCCTGGCGCACGCTGCTGCGCGCGCGTGCGATCGAGAACCTGTGCTTCGTGGCGGCGGTCAACCGCGTCGGTGTGGACGGCAACGACCTGCACTACGCCGGCGACAGCGCGGTGATCGATTTCCTCGGCCAGCCGCAGCTGGAGATCCGCGAGCGCGAACAAGTGGCCACCACCACGATCTCCGCCGCCGCGCTCGCCGCGCACCGCGCGCGCTTTCCGGCCATGCTCGATGCCGATGCTTTCAGTCTGGACGACTAG